Proteins encoded in a region of the Planctomycetia bacterium genome:
- a CDS encoding DUF1552 domain-containing protein, whose translation MTHLPRRSFLKSLSLGASAPLLAPLVGRLEAESRGVLPQRFIFVVEGNGLPATHVQPLGIPRKVQKNLRNPQVEQSAEDALIDLPLSDPKHQLPPSLEPLAAFRDRMTIIQGLSGRVCGGGHSNEYGALGAYSSRAGAKDITIDAAVARKIPAVFQQVALGISTTAASDVIYGCSASGPDQKVPIYTNPRLAYDMLFGKVLGGNPQAEAGTQQMLLDYMVDDIRRVEKQLPREEQQKLRQYRDAFQSIASRQSKLGDVDPRRIHPATEKYDSKVETDRLKSHFEMAATALITGMTNVVTLASGAGGPHFAVAFTGLGINSDKHVLGHQQVPGAEEMSIKIRRFHTELVAQLMQKLQAIPEGNGTMLDNTLIVYLSDSAENHHSTCYEWPVVLLGNLGGRLKSGNRFLNYPRYGIAGHRTMANLYTTLLNTVGDRKDHFGQKDRELEGALDQDGPLGELLA comes from the coding sequence ATGACCCACCTCCCGCGCCGTTCCTTTCTGAAATCGCTCTCGCTCGGTGCGAGCGCTCCTTTGCTGGCGCCGCTCGTCGGCCGCTTGGAAGCGGAGAGCCGCGGCGTCTTGCCGCAGCGGTTCATCTTCGTCGTCGAAGGCAACGGCTTGCCGGCCACGCATGTGCAGCCGCTCGGCATTCCTCGCAAGGTGCAAAAGAACCTTCGCAATCCGCAAGTCGAGCAAAGCGCGGAAGACGCACTCATCGACTTGCCGCTGTCGGACCCGAAGCATCAATTGCCGCCGAGCCTCGAGCCGTTGGCGGCGTTTCGCGATCGGATGACGATCATCCAAGGGCTTTCCGGCCGCGTCTGCGGCGGCGGGCATTCCAACGAATACGGCGCGCTCGGCGCCTACTCATCGCGGGCCGGTGCGAAAGACATCACGATCGATGCCGCCGTGGCCCGCAAGATTCCGGCCGTGTTTCAGCAAGTGGCGCTCGGCATTTCGACCACCGCCGCGTCGGACGTCATCTACGGTTGCTCGGCCTCGGGCCCCGACCAGAAAGTGCCGATCTATACCAACCCTCGCCTCGCTTACGACATGCTCTTCGGCAAAGTTCTCGGGGGCAACCCGCAAGCCGAAGCCGGCACGCAGCAGATGTTGCTCGACTATATGGTCGACGATATTCGCCGCGTCGAAAAACAACTCCCGCGCGAAGAGCAACAGAAGCTCCGACAGTATCGAGATGCGTTTCAATCCATTGCGTCCCGGCAATCGAAGCTCGGCGACGTCGACCCGCGGCGGATTCATCCGGCGACGGAGAAGTACGACTCGAAGGTCGAGACCGACCGTTTGAAGTCGCACTTCGAAATGGCCGCGACCGCGCTCATCACCGGCATGACGAACGTCGTCACGCTCGCCTCGGGTGCCGGTGGGCCGCACTTCGCCGTGGCGTTTACGGGGCTCGGCATCAATTCCGACAAGCATGTGCTCGGGCACCAACAAGTGCCCGGTGCCGAAGAAATGTCGATCAAGATCCGCCGTTTCCACACGGAGCTCGTTGCGCAGTTGATGCAAAAGCTGCAAGCGATTCCGGAGGGAAACGGCACGATGCTCGACAACACGTTGATCGTCTACTTGAGCGATAGCGCCGAGAACCACCATTCGACCTGCTACGAATGGCCCGTCGTGCTGCTCGGCAATCTCGGCGGCCGGTTGAAGAGCGGGAATCGCTTCTTGAACTACCCGCGCTACGGCATCGCCGGCCATCGGACGATGGCGAATCTGTATACGACGCTGCTGAATACGGTCGGCGACCGCAAAGACCACTTCGGCCAGAAAGACCGCGAGCTCGAAGGGGCGCTCGATCAAGACGGGCCGCTGGGAGAGTTGCTCGCATGA
- a CDS encoding DUF1588 domain-containing protein, translating to MLRTSLIIAALSFAVSTSTQTVVAAEGDAPAVGALLQKYCADCHDASAKKKAGLSLVDLKNYKDATPAVWSAVREQIQLGQMPPRDMPQPSDEEKQRLVLWIADALAAAGEHVENKLELPNYGNYVNHEALFNAAPHPAPATLVRVWRLRPDVYERTAPWRGIQPFSMAPGHQLSDFSRLYVADESSTEIVLRNAQQLVASQTRVKLEGGKVVNDVGGKTPATLLPLLHPEKIATPEEIKNAIAGQFWLAILRAPTEEERTRIATLLARVSEKHGKLNGVRAAMTVPLLMPEAIYRLELGAGELDAQGRRRLTPREINLAVQYTLFNVQPNGSLAAKADLTTQAGVAAFVAQVLEGEPKPRVLKFFDEYFDYEKANGVFKEPTSDLPFSANMLVYDTRKLIQHVVNEDRDVLVTLLTTTKSFATDGNGYVRGAPRIYGLPYDWKPRDGELVELPADQRAGVLTQPAWLVAHSGNFDNDPVRRGKWIREHLLGDVIPDLPISVDAVVPDDKTKTLRERFEVIRNDAYCWKCHQAMNPLGMPFEAYDHFGRFRTKELQRPVDTHGAITGADDAKSDGDVADAVQLIRRLAKSERTQQVFVRYAFRFFLGRNETLRDAKTLQEANRAYAESGGSMKALVVSLLSSDSFLYRAPEL from the coding sequence ATGCTCCGTACTTCGCTTATCATCGCGGCCTTATCTTTCGCTGTTTCGACGTCGACGCAAACCGTCGTCGCTGCGGAAGGGGATGCCCCCGCGGTCGGCGCGCTACTGCAAAAGTACTGCGCCGACTGCCACGATGCCTCGGCGAAGAAGAAAGCCGGGCTCTCGCTCGTCGACTTGAAGAATTACAAAGACGCCACGCCGGCCGTCTGGTCGGCCGTCCGCGAGCAGATTCAGCTTGGGCAGATGCCGCCGCGCGACATGCCGCAGCCGAGCGACGAAGAAAAGCAACGGCTCGTCCTCTGGATCGCCGACGCGCTGGCCGCGGCCGGCGAACACGTCGAGAACAAGCTGGAGTTGCCCAACTACGGCAACTACGTGAACCACGAAGCGCTCTTCAACGCCGCACCGCACCCTGCTCCGGCGACTCTCGTTCGCGTTTGGCGTCTCCGTCCGGACGTGTATGAGCGAACCGCGCCGTGGCGAGGTATTCAGCCGTTTTCGATGGCGCCGGGCCATCAACTGAGCGACTTCAGCCGGCTCTACGTCGCCGATGAATCGTCGACGGAAATCGTACTTCGCAACGCCCAGCAACTCGTCGCCTCGCAGACGCGCGTGAAGCTCGAAGGGGGCAAAGTCGTCAACGACGTCGGCGGTAAAACACCGGCCACGTTGCTGCCGCTGCTGCATCCCGAGAAGATCGCGACGCCGGAAGAGATCAAGAACGCGATCGCAGGGCAGTTCTGGCTGGCGATTCTTCGCGCGCCGACGGAAGAGGAACGAACGCGCATCGCGACGCTCCTCGCGCGCGTTTCCGAAAAACACGGCAAGCTCAACGGCGTGCGCGCGGCGATGACCGTGCCGCTGCTCATGCCCGAGGCGATCTACCGGCTTGAGCTCGGCGCGGGGGAACTCGACGCGCAGGGCCGGCGCAGGCTCACGCCGCGCGAGATCAACCTCGCCGTGCAATACACCCTCTTCAACGTGCAGCCGAACGGCTCGCTCGCCGCCAAGGCCGATCTCACGACGCAAGCCGGAGTCGCGGCGTTCGTCGCGCAAGTGCTCGAAGGAGAGCCGAAGCCGCGCGTGCTTAAGTTCTTCGACGAATACTTCGACTACGAAAAAGCGAACGGGGTTTTTAAAGAGCCGACGAGCGATCTCCCGTTCAGCGCCAACATGCTCGTCTACGACACGCGCAAGCTCATTCAGCATGTCGTGAATGAAGATCGCGACGTGCTGGTCACGCTGCTGACGACCACGAAAAGTTTCGCCACCGACGGCAACGGCTACGTTCGGGGTGCGCCGCGCATCTACGGCCTCCCCTACGATTGGAAACCCCGCGACGGCGAACTCGTCGAGCTTCCGGCAGATCAACGAGCCGGCGTGCTCACGCAGCCGGCCTGGCTCGTAGCGCACTCGGGCAACTTCGACAACGATCCGGTCCGCCGCGGCAAATGGATTCGCGAGCATCTCCTCGGCGATGTGATTCCCGATCTGCCGATCAGCGTCGATGCGGTCGTGCCCGACGACAAAACGAAGACCTTGCGCGAGCGGTTCGAGGTCATTCGCAACGATGCCTACTGCTGGAAGTGTCATCAGGCGATGAACCCGCTCGGGATGCCGTTCGAGGCCTACGACCACTTCGGGCGCTTCCGCACGAAGGAACTCCAGCGGCCGGTCGATACCCACGGCGCGATCACCGGCGCCGACGATGCGAAGTCGGACGGCGACGTCGCCGACGCCGTGCAGTTGATTCGCCGCTTGGCAAAGTCGGAGCGAACCCAACAGGTATTCGTCCGCTACGCGTTCCGCTTTTTCCTGGGGCGCAACGAAACGCTGCGCGATGCTAAAACGCTCCAAGAAGCGAATCGGGCCTATGCCGAAAGCGGCGGCAGCATGAAAGCCCTAGTCGTTTCGCTGCTCAGTTCCGATTCCTTCCTTTATCGCGCTCCGGAACTATGA
- a CDS encoding glycoside hydrolase has product MSHTRLAAAIGFVFASLFAPTGISHAADDDKPITIIDKTVGGHVHPSICRTKDGTLVVVFKGANVLMCSRSTDGGTTWTTAEPIATSAKRPDAIREVKVFEIYPGTADVLPDDRILVTWNYIADDKKKDNYYERALLYSLSSDKGVTWTEQTLIGPVDGTHLGAVRHNVLPMDGGRWLLPLRVGPPRLYDPKSGALTVFPVAVAGGKQHAFRQIVRTAAGSLLAMGPVLLRSQDDGKTWTSIENFAALPEGDTEEGRYLTVVKDGRLLVTWGVGNDNKGLRYNFSADDGLTWNGDRTVTLLPETNVAARYYSARTIQLDPDHVGTVFMNRQGVHFLMVPLARIAK; this is encoded by the coding sequence ATGTCGCACACCCGACTTGCCGCCGCGATCGGTTTCGTTTTCGCGTCGCTGTTCGCGCCTACCGGCATCAGCCATGCCGCCGATGACGACAAGCCGATCACGATCATCGATAAAACGGTCGGCGGACACGTTCATCCTTCGATCTGCCGAACGAAAGACGGCACGTTAGTCGTCGTCTTCAAAGGGGCGAACGTCCTGATGTGTTCGCGCTCGACCGACGGCGGAACGACCTGGACGACGGCCGAGCCGATTGCGACTTCGGCCAAACGGCCCGACGCGATTCGCGAAGTCAAGGTCTTCGAGATCTATCCCGGCACGGCCGACGTCCTGCCCGACGATCGTATTCTCGTCACCTGGAACTACATCGCCGACGACAAGAAGAAAGACAACTACTACGAACGGGCCCTCCTCTACTCGCTCAGCTCCGACAAAGGGGTCACTTGGACCGAGCAAACGCTGATCGGCCCGGTCGATGGTACGCATCTCGGCGCAGTGCGGCACAACGTGCTGCCGATGGACGGCGGGCGTTGGCTCTTGCCGCTCCGCGTAGGACCGCCCCGCTTGTATGACCCGAAGTCGGGCGCGTTGACCGTCTTTCCGGTTGCGGTTGCCGGCGGCAAGCAACATGCGTTTAGGCAGATCGTGCGCACGGCCGCCGGCTCCCTCTTGGCGATGGGCCCGGTGTTGCTTCGCTCGCAGGACGACGGCAAGACCTGGACCTCGATCGAAAACTTCGCGGCCCTCCCCGAGGGAGACACCGAGGAAGGCCGATACCTGACGGTCGTGAAAGACGGCCGGCTGCTCGTCACCTGGGGCGTCGGTAACGACAACAAAGGGCTGCGCTACAACTTCTCCGCCGACGACGGCCTCACCTGGAACGGCGACCGCACGGTCACACTGCTGCCGGAAACGAACGTCGCCGCGCGCTACTACTCCGCCCGCACGATCCAACTCGATCCCGACCACGTCGGCACGGTGTTCATGAACCGCCAAGGGGTTCATTTCCTGATGGTGCCGCTCGCTCGGATTGCGAAGTAG